The sequence AAAAGGTTACGTGTAAAGGCGCAGGTGCCGGTATCCTACAAGACATCCCCAAGATGGTGAAAATGACGGCAGAGATGGTGAAAGCCACGGATCTACCGGTAACCGTCAAAACGCGACTCGGCTGGGACGATAAAACGAAATACATCGTTGAAGTGGCGGAGCGGCTGCAGGATGTCGGGATCCGAGCGATTGCTATCCACGGCAGAACCCGGCGACAGATGTATAAAGGCGATGCCGATTGGACACTCATCGGTAGAATCAAAGACAACCCGCGTATGACGATCCCTGTCTTCGGCAACGGTGACGTTGATAGTCCACAAAAAGCAGCGCAGATGCGGCGACAATACGGTGTTGATGGTATTATGATCGGGCGCGCTGCGATCGGTTACCCCTGGATTTTCAATGAAATCAAACACTATTTCGCAACCGGCGAGTTACTCGCGTCCCCTTCAATAGATGAACGGATTGCCGTTTTTAGAAAGCACCTCGATTTCTCGATCAAATGGAAAGGCTTAAAACTCGGTATCCTTGAGATGCGTAGGCATTATAGCAATTATTTTAGGGGCATCCCGCACGTTAAGCCCTTTCGCTATCGCCTCGTCACCTGCGATAGTTACGACGGTGTTTTAGACATTGTGTCGGAACTCCGAATGCATGCCCTAACGTTAGGTTTTTCATAAAAATAAGATTCAAAGGTCTCTCCTATACGGGATTCAGGGATACTCAAAAAACGCTTGACTTGAAAACCACATAATATTATCATATAGCCAAACTATATCTCCGCAGTAAAGGACCTCGAATGGATAAAATACCCTTTATGAAACTCAGTGGTGCAGGCAATGACTTCGTCATCATCAATAATTTGGCGGGAATCGTTGATAGCACCGATACAGATTTTGTGCAAAAACTCTGCCAACGCCGTATGTCCGTCGGGGCTGATGGTGTGCTCCTCGTCGAAAAGGCAGATGACGTTGACTTTCGCATGCGCTACTTCAATGCTGACGGCGGTGAGGTGGAAACGTGCGGGAACGGTGCACGATGTATCTCCAAATTCGCCTATCTGAATGGGCTCGTGTCCGAACAGATGCGATTTCTGACGAACGCCGGGATTTATGAATCCGAAATAGTCGGTCAGAACGTTAAAGTACGTATGAGCGATCCTACGGACATCCGACTCAACGTGCCACTCCAATTGGCAGATGGAATGCACACGATCGGATTCGCGAATAGTGGCGTGCCGCACGTCGTCTTCTTCGTTGAGGATTTAGAAGGAACGGATGTCTTTGACTTGGGACAGCAGACGCGGTATCACAACGATTTCAAACCCGCTGGCACCAACGCCAATTTTATCCGAATTCAGTCCCCAGGGTTAATTGATATTCGGACCTATGAGCGCGGTGTTGAAGACGAAACGCTCGCTTGTGGCACCGGGTCAATCGCTTCTGCTATTGTTGCGGCGACGTTAGGAAAGGTCGTATCTCCGGTTGCCGTCAAAACGGCGAGTGGGGTCGAATTGAAGATTCACTTCGATGTGGAGAACGGTGAAGCACAAAACGTCTATCTTGAAGGCGATGCTCGTGTGATCTATGTCGGTGAACTCACAACAGACGCATGGAATTATTAGAAAGTCATAGGCACATACCATCGTGCCGGAACCTAAAGTAAGAGGCACACGCCGTGTGCCGTAGACAGCAAGGAGAACTGTACATGTTTCAAGGCTCTTATGTTGCACTCGTCACACCGTTTAAGGACGATGAATCGCTTGACGAAGCGAAACTCAAGGAACTGATTCAATTTCAGCTTGACGGCGGTACACACGGCATCGTCCCGTGTGGCACAACAGGTGAATCCCCTGCGCTGTCTGAGGCTGAACATGATAGGGTGATAGAACTCACCGTTGAAACTGTGAATGGGAAAGTGCCTATTATCGCGGGTACAGGGTCCAACTCAACGACACGCACGTTGCGCGCAACAGAGCATGCCAAAGCTGCGGGCGCGGATGCGGCGCTGATTGTTACGCCCTATTACAACAAGCCTACGCAAGAAGGGTTGTATGCCCACTACATGAAAATCGCTGACACAGTGGACATCCCGATCGTCATCTACAACGTTCCGGGACGTTGTGGTACCGACATCCTTTCACCCACGATTGCCCGGCTGGCTGAACATCCAAACATCATCGCACTCAAGGAAGCGACGGGTGAACTCAAACGCGCCAGTGAGGTTGTCGATTTATGTCCCGATGATTTCGTTGTGCTTTCGGGCGATGATGTGAACACACTGCCGATCATGGCTGTCGGCGGTAAAGGCGTGATTTCCGTTGTGGCGAACATCGCACCCGCAGATGTCGCCGAGATGTGCAATGCTTTCCACGCCGGGAATCTTGAACTGGCACGCAAACTCCACTACAAAACGTTGGCACTGGCAGTGGATCTCTTTATTGAGACGAACCCGATTCCTGCGAAAACCGCCCTCCAACTGATGGGCAAACTCAATGGGAAATTGCGGTTGCCGCTCGCACCGATGGAGCCCGCGAACCTTGAGTCCTTACGCAAGACGGTTTCGGAAGCGGGGTTGATTTAATCTGAAGTCCGAATTCTCTCCAAGCCTGGTAGGCACGGTTTCCTAACCGTGCCGGGCATCTTAAAAAAATCGATATATTTATTTACGCTTCGTATAGGTTGTGCTATAAGGAGACGGAAAGTGAACGAAAATGTATTTGATGGATTTGCTGTGAAGGTGTTTCTTGATGAAGATGGGGATTATTTGGCTCATTTTGTCGAGATGCCGAACGTGTCAGCATTTGCAAATACGCCTGAGGATGCCTTGAAAGAACGCGCTGTGGCTTGGCAAGGTGTTAAAGAGAGTTATCGCAAACATAGCGAACTTATACCGCAAGCATCCCTACTGAGAACGGAAGGAAACTCTCTCAATATCCCTGAAGAATCGCAGCATGAATCGCAGTGAAGCCTTGCTACACAAGGCGCGACGAAATCCGAATGGCTTGAAATTCAGAGAGTTTGAACGACTTATGCGTCGGTATGGTTGGACACAGCGCCGCCAACGTGGGAGTCACCGAACTTGGTACTCACCGGAGGGATACAGGATCATTGTTCAACCTGAGCGCTCGATGGCAAAGGGCTACCAAGTTCGACAATTTCTTAGACAATACAACAAGGAAGCAGCAAATGAAAACGAATAACCACGACGATTTTGACGGATTCATGATTAATGTATTCTTTGATGAAGATGGTGATTATCTGGCACATCTCGTGGAACTTCCCAATGTCTCTGCTTTCGGTGCGACGCCTTCCGAGGCACTGACTGAATTGAAAACCGCTTGGGAGTTGATGAAAGAATGTTATCAAGCGGATGGTGAACCTTTGCCACAAGCTCCCTCGCGCAAAGGTTACGAAGGTCCGCTCAATATCCCTGTTGATGCTCAATTGTATCATGCCTTGGCAGACGAAGCAGCAAAGTCTGGAATGAGCCTTTACGCACTTGTAGCACAAAAACTGTCTGAACCAGTCTCAGCCGATGGTAACAGGAACCACTTGTCAAGAAAACTCAACTCAAAATCCCTATCCGAACCATAGAATAATTGGTGTTAGGCAATCTAACGAAAAGAATGAGTTTACTCATAAGTGATTGGCAGTGGAAAAATAAATAAAAAAACGCGATGGTTGCGTTTGTTATCGATGTGGATTTGATAAAAAATCTGCATATTCATCATATTTTGCCTATTAAAAGAAATTTCAATCGTATTGAGGATACCATTGTAAAAAATCCTCTAATCATTGTTGAGTGTAAAGCCTTAGGAAACAAGGGAGATGGTATTGAACAGTTGAAGGGTTACTTATGTGCAAGAGATACGCCTTTCGGTATATTGGCAGTAGGTCCCAAACAAGGTAATTGGAAATATCATAAGAACCATGGCGGCTACAAATTTGAAACGCTTTCTCCTCGTAAAACTTTTGAAACTCAAGTTACTGACCGAGTAAATAGTGAAGCGACTGTGGCAGGAAAAATTGAAGAACGTGTTAATCAAGCAATAGAAAAGCAGAAGAACAAATTGCAAGCAGATTTCCAGAAGAGAGTAACAGATTTGGAGGATAATCAGCAAAAGCAGAAGAACAAACTTGAACAAAAACTCAGATTCGAATACAAAAATAATGAAACAAACTTGCAAGCAGATTTCCAGAAGAGAGTAACAGATTTGGAGGGTAATCAGCAAAAGTTGCTGAATGAAGCCCGAAAAGATAGTTTCAAAAATGGATTTTGGGCCGGTGCTATTAGCATTGTTGTTCTAGTTATTGTAGTTGCAATTGCTGCCTCATGCGGTTAAAAAGTTAACTGTGGTAAACCGAAAAAATAAATCGACATCTTAATATGTCTATAGTCGTAGATAATGTTCTGTCTGGTACTCCAATAGAGGGCTATGTCTGAGAATTGTCCAAAACTTGATATAATAATGAGTTATAGCAATTTCACCTTAGAATCAGCATTAGCGGCGTTTCAATTGGAAAAGGCTGAATCCGCAGGCACCTTTTCTGAAGTAGAGCCAATTTCTCCAAGTGACTATCTCACAATTGGATTGGCGAAAAAAGTTCCCTTGGCAGCCGCTATCGGAACCGAAAAGGCACGCTCCGAACTCATTGTCGCTGACGTACTGGTTGAACTCCGGGAAAAATTCAACTACCGTATCAGTTTTTTCTCAGGAATTGACTTTAATGTCGATCTGGAAAGCGACTTAACAGGAGTTTGTGATTTTTTAGTGAGTCTGTCACCAGGACAACTTTTTTTAGAGGCCCCCATCATCGTTCTTGTTGAAACGAAGAAAGACGATCCCAAACTCGGACTTGGGCAGTGTGTTGCCGAGATGATCGCTGCCCAACGTTTTAACGCTGAAAAGGGTAATGACATCCCATCTGTTTATGGGGTTGCCACGACGGGTACAGAATGGCAATTCCTCAAATTAGCGGAAAAGCGTCTACAGATTGATATGGAAATTTATCCGATCCAGCAGTGCGACAAAATCCTCGGTATCCTCTCCAGTATGGTTGCCCAAAAAGCATGACGCTCCCCCAATGACACAGCGCGGATCCTCGTTTTACGCCCAAAATTTGTCTGGCAACAGTCGATGCACCGTATCAATCACCAGCTGCTCAACCCCTGGCGCGAATCGGGTCGGTGGGCCAAAATAGAGCATCGCGCCACCACCTTCATAGCCGCCCTCGGCTAACACCCGCTCCGACGGAATATAGCACGGAAACGCGTTTGAATACGCACCCACCCACAGTCTTTCAGCATCTAACTCACTTTTCAGACGCAGCGAATAATCGACAACCACCTCGCTCGCAAGGAAAACAATGGCGAGTTCCTCGCCGAATCGCCACGCTTGTACCGGATAGGAAAGTTCCGTCTGCAAGGGCAGTCCTTTCTGAAGGCGTTCGAGATGCTTTTGGGCGTGATAGGCATCGTGACCACCTCCCGCCACACGTGCCTCCCACTCTTCACGGGTCGGTAGTGTGTCAAAAGGCAGATTAACCCTTTCAAAAACTCCCGTCGGGACGTTAGAGATCGGTTTCGAGTCTCTTTTCAGGAGCCGCTGAACCTCCTCTGAGAGTGCTTCTCCGTGTGCTTGTGCATACGCAAGACGGGTACTGAAGACCTCTTCTTCTCCATCCGGCATCGGCATCATCCGCGATTCAGGATTCGCATCGGCACCGCATCCGATGGAGATGAGAGCGGTTACGCCGGGGAGTGCCTCTTGGATCGCTTCTTGTGCAAATCCTGCCCAGTCTCCACAGATATGATTGTCTGTGCCTGCCAACGTCGTGCAATGGCAGGCGTAACTTGCCCACACGGCGCGGAGGGTGCCGTCCATACTTGTGATTTGCATACACGGTAACGAATGGTCTACCGGTCCGCCTTCAGTGCGCCGATTTTTTGCGAAATTGAGTTCACCGATGCTCCAATGCAAACGTGAGGGTTCACGGTTCGCAAGTGCCTCCAATGCCACGGCTTCCATCCAGTCCTTAAATTGCGCGGTGTACCGATCTATCGTTTTCTGCTGCTCGGGGGGTATATCCGAACTAAACAGGAAAGGCGCGGCGTTTGTTAGGCAGGGAGCACTGTGTGTATGTGTAAAGCACGCCGCGAAATGTGCACGTGAGATGCCTGTCTTCTCCTTGATCCGGTCGGATACTTCTTCGGTCAATTCATCCGGTAAGCCGCAATTTTCGACCGTCACTAAGACGACGGGTTCATCTGCATCACCGCCGATAGCGAGTGCCTTCGCCCATATCTGCTGGATGATACCGTCGGATTCCGCCCTCCGACTCCCGTAACCACTCAGTCGAATTGGATAATCTGGCGTAATATCTACTTCAGCGACACCAACCTGAATAACGTTATTTCTATCTGCCATGTGAGGTTACCTCCTTGCATTAGAAGCATAAGGTGAATGCGAATAGATGTCTGTAGAATTCATAGGTGAAATCTTCGAGCATCAGGGTGTATTCTAGATACGTCGTTCCAAGCCTGAGTCCCGTACCGACTGAAAAATCGGAAGTTGCATGTGTACGTCTCGTGCCGATTCGGAGTGCTACAGTTTTCGGGACCGGACTGAGCCATGTTTTCTGAAATTCGCTGCCAACGGCAAAATTTATTCCCTTTTGCCCAAAGTCCCGCCAAAGATCTGCTGCGACTGTAATCCATTCCAAGGGTTCATAAGCGATACCGATGCCGGCTCGGAAAGGCAGAGGTTCCACCAAATCTGCGCGCAGGAGATTTTCAAAGAGGACGCCTACCAGCAGCGGTGGGTTCGCCTGCGCTGTATCAAACCATATCCGACGTTGAAACCCGATGTCCAGTTCGAATCGGTTGACTGTTCTCTCAAGCGTCGGTTGTCGTTCGTGGACGATGTCCCGGACTCTGTCTCCAAATTGAAGTTCTTCAACGATTGCCTGAATCAGTTCTTCGGGTGCGCCTACATCTACTTCGGGTCCGTGACGTGCTTCCAAATTTAAAGTCGAAATCGCCGTTCCGCGCTTTACAACTTGTCTCAACAATCTAAGCCGCAGACCCGCAGCGGATTTTCCCAGTTCGCGGCTGAATCCTATGACCCAACTCCTGTCTTGGCGTAAGTCGTAGCGTGTGAACAGATCCGTTGTGGCGGAAAATTGACGCGAGTTTCGATTGTATTCCGCACGGGTGCTTTCAAGTGTGAAGTTCGCAAAATTTGTAAATCTCGCAGTATACCCAACACTCGCACCCCATTTACCAAATGTGTGTGAATAGTAGAGCGTTGGCGAAATGTCGGCATTGGCTTCGGCAACAAATTGTATAGTGCCGTGTTTCGGGAGTTATGTCCAGTGAATATTTTAAGCGGTAATACCGAGTGCGAGGTTGTGGTGCTTTACATGCACAAGCGCTGCTGGATTCCCAAATATGCCTCCGTCCTCTGCGGACGTTGCGATACGAGTGCCGCCCATTCCAGCAATGCGTAGCATCTCATTCGCCATACTCAGCGGTGGTCCCACAGTGGCTGAGAAGCAAAGTGCTAAGAAGAGAGTACTGAAGTAGGACCAGCGTGCTCTACTGTGAATCCACACGCATCACCTCAGCGAAAATATCTTCTAACGTATGTTTCACCCCTCGGAGCTGACGCACCTGGACCCCTGTCTCATGCGCAAGTTTGAAGAAGAATGTTGTTTCTGTCTGCTCCTGACTGTCAGACGTAACCCGCAGGCGTTTATCGGGATGGAGTTCAACCTGAAAGTTGTGGTGTTCCAAAGCGGTGATATAAGCTTCATTGTCCCCCACAATCTTCAAATCAAAAGAGTGTCCTTTGTTCTCTTTGAGTGCGTGTATCTGTCCTTGAATAGCGACACTACCGTGTGATAGTGCAACAATCTCTTGACATGCGAACTCCACATCCGGGAGCAGATGCGAGGATAAGATGACGTTGATGTTTTTGTCGATTGCTATGTCCTTGACGAGTTCGAGCATCTCTTCTCTACCGCTTGTATCCATTCCGTTTGTGGGTTCGTCGAGAAGGAGTAGCTTCGGGTCATGGACCAGTGCCTGTGCTAACTTTACACGCTGTTTCATGCCTGTGGAGTATCCGTCTACGGTTCGATAGCGTTCTTCGTCTAAACCGACGTAATAGAGGACCTCGTGTGCGCGTTGCAACGCATCTCGTCTCGGCATTCCACAGAGTTCTCCGGCATAGGAGACGAATTGGACGGCGTTCATACCCGGAATTAAGCATTCGTCCTCCGGCATGTACCCAACTTGTTGCCGAATTTCCAACGCATCCGTCTGCACATCCAGCCCGAATACAGTGGCTGTGCCTTGGTTGGGTTTCAGGAAGCCGAGGAGTGTTTTTATTAAAGTACTTTTGCCCGCGCCGTTGGGTCCGAGTAAACCGACAGCACCGCCCTGGACTCGCAGTGAAAGGTTATCTAATGCGGTCGTCGTGCCAAATAAAAGTGAGACATTTTTTACTTCAATCATTATTTAAGTCATTGAGTTTCCGACAGGATTTAGTGTTCGTTCTTATGATTAACAGGACGAAAGGTTCTTTTTACACGGGTACTTATCTGCGTTAGGATTTCATAAGAAATAGTTCCGGCACGCTGAGCAATTTCATCAACCGTAATTTCCGCGTTTCCCTGTTTCCCGATCAGCACGACTGCGTCCCCGATAGATATCTTGTCTGCAGGTTCCAGTTGCACCACACTCACGTCCATGCAAACCCTTCCGATAATCGGACGGCGCATCCCATTAATCAACACCTCACCGATACCAGATAGCGAGCGCGGATACCCGTCACCATAGCCTATCTGCACCATTGCCACGCCGGTTTGATTAGGTGCTTTATAGGTCAATCCGTAGCTTACACCTTCCCCTTCTGAAATAGAGCCTATCCAACCGATACGCGCCTTCCATGTCAGGGTAGGTTTGAGTGTGACAGGTTTTTCAGATGCAGGATAGATACCGTACAGGCTCAAACCGGGACGGACTGCATCGAAATGGGATTCAGGAACCGCCAGCGTTGCTGCACTGTTCGCTACATGCACCATTTTATTGCTGTTGTTCGCAAGGACGGATGCGAATCGCTTCAACTGAACAGAAACGAAACTTTTATCCACCTCATCCGCAGTGGCAAGATGTGTAAAAAAACCGTCAACTTCAAGGCGTTGTAGTGTTTTTAATCTACTCAAAAACTGCGGTGCTTCTGTATAACGCACACCGC is a genomic window of Candidatus Poribacteria bacterium containing:
- a CDS encoding type II toxin-antitoxin system HicA family toxin produces the protein MNRSEALLHKARRNPNGLKFREFERLMRRYGWTQRRQRGSHRTWYSPEGYRIIVQPERSMAKGYQVRQFLRQYNKEAANENE
- a CDS encoding diaminopimelate epimerase, which translates into the protein MDKIPFMKLSGAGNDFVIINNLAGIVDSTDTDFVQKLCQRRMSVGADGVLLVEKADDVDFRMRYFNADGGEVETCGNGARCISKFAYLNGLVSEQMRFLTNAGIYESEIVGQNVKVRMSDPTDIRLNVPLQLADGMHTIGFANSGVPHVVFFVEDLEGTDVFDLGQQTRYHNDFKPAGTNANFIRIQSPGLIDIRTYERGVEDETLACGTGSIASAIVAATLGKVVSPVAVKTASGVELKIHFDVENGEAQNVYLEGDARVIYVGELTTDAWNY
- a CDS encoding ABC transporter ATP-binding protein, giving the protein MIEVKNVSLLFGTTTALDNLSLRVQGGAVGLLGPNGAGKSTLIKTLLGFLKPNQGTATVFGLDVQTDALEIRQQVGYMPEDECLIPGMNAVQFVSYAGELCGMPRRDALQRAHEVLYYVGLDEERYRTVDGYSTGMKQRVKLAQALVHDPKLLLLDEPTNGMDTSGREEMLELVKDIAIDKNINVILSSHLLPDVEFACQEIVALSHGSVAIQGQIHALKENKGHSFDLKIVGDNEAYITALEHHNFQVELHPDKRLRVTSDSQEQTETTFFFKLAHETGVQVRQLRGVKHTLEDIFAEVMRVDSQ
- the alr gene encoding alanine racemase encodes the protein MPYFRTHTEIDLLAIRHNAEAIKRHTGKQLIAVVKADAYGHGAVRVAEVLRPVADMFAVATVEEGIVLREAGIREPILILFSCLPAQVKQIVAFNLIPSIGDWEFAIALNAAASEIVSTKVHLNINTGMNRSGVRYTEAPQFLSRLKTLQRLEVDGFFTHLATADEVDKSFVSVQLKRFASVLANNSNKMVHVANSAATLAVPESHFDAVRPGLSLYGIYPASEKPVTLKPTLTWKARIGWIGSISEGEGVSYGLTYKAPNQTGVAMVQIGYGDGYPRSLSGIGEVLINGMRRPIIGRVCMDVSVVQLEPADKISIGDAVVLIGKQGNAEITVDEIAQRAGTISYEILTQISTRVKRTFRPVNHKNEH
- the dusB gene encoding tRNA dihydrouridine synthase DusB, translating into MITIGNLNIPNFPLLLAPMEDVSDPPFRAVCKENGADLMYTEFISSEALIRDAAPSVAKLDIFEVERPIGIQIFGHNIDSMRASIEITEKVRPDIIDINYGCPVKKVTCKGAGAGILQDIPKMVKMTAEMVKATDLPVTVKTRLGWDDKTKYIVEVAERLQDVGIRAIAIHGRTRRQMYKGDADWTLIGRIKDNPRMTIPVFGNGDVDSPQKAAQMRRQYGVDGIMIGRAAIGYPWIFNEIKHYFATGELLASPSIDERIAVFRKHLDFSIKWKGLKLGILEMRRHYSNYFRGIPHVKPFRYRLVTCDSYDGVLDIVSELRMHALTLGFS
- a CDS encoding type II toxin-antitoxin system HicB family antitoxin is translated as MNENVFDGFAVKVFLDEDGDYLAHFVEMPNVSAFANTPEDALKERAVAWQGVKESYRKHSELIPQASLLRTEGNSLNIPEESQHESQ
- a CDS encoding 4-hydroxy-tetrahydrodipicolinate synthase, with the translated sequence MFQGSYVALVTPFKDDESLDEAKLKELIQFQLDGGTHGIVPCGTTGESPALSEAEHDRVIELTVETVNGKVPIIAGTGSNSTTRTLRATEHAKAAGADAALIVTPYYNKPTQEGLYAHYMKIADTVDIPIVIYNVPGRCGTDILSPTIARLAEHPNIIALKEATGELKRASEVVDLCPDDFVVLSGDDVNTLPIMAVGGKGVISVVANIAPADVAEMCNAFHAGNLELARKLHYKTLALAVDLFIETNPIPAKTALQLMGKLNGKLRLPLAPMEPANLESLRKTVSEAGLI
- a CDS encoding type II toxin-antitoxin system HicB family antitoxin translates to MKTNNHDDFDGFMINVFFDEDGDYLAHLVELPNVSAFGATPSEALTELKTAWELMKECYQADGEPLPQAPSRKGYEGPLNIPVDAQLYHALADEAAKSGMSLYALVAQKLSEPVSADGNRNHLSRKLNSKSLSEP
- a CDS encoding type I restriction enzyme HsdR N-terminal domain-containing protein codes for the protein MVAFVIDVDLIKNLHIHHILPIKRNFNRIEDTIVKNPLIIVECKALGNKGDGIEQLKGYLCARDTPFGILAVGPKQGNWKYHKNHGGYKFETLSPRKTFETQVTDRVNSEATVAGKIEERVNQAIEKQKNKLQADFQKRVTDLEDNQQKQKNKLEQKLRFEYKNNETNLQADFQKRVTDLEGNQQKLLNEARKDSFKNGFWAGAISIVVLVIVVAIAASCG